TACGGGGCGACCCGCTCGCCGCTATCGCGCCAGATCCCGCAAATCGCGGACGAGCAACAAGTGCGCCAGCTGGCTCGTCAGCTCGGCCAGGGCTTCGAGCTCCTGGAGGCCGGCTTCGCGGCGCTCGGGATTGTGGCTGCGCAGGGCCGGGGTCATGATCTGCTCGAGCAGGCCGGCCTCGCGCTCGACGGCCGAGCGGAAGGCCTTGAGATGGCGGGCGGCGACGCCGTAGCGGGCCAGGCGCTGGCAGATGATCACGATCTCGACGTCGTGGCGGCTGTACGGCGACTCGGACTCGCTGGCGTGCCGCTCGACGAGCTGGAACTCCTCGAGCTCGCGCACGAACGCCGGGTCCGCGTCGGCCGCCGCGAGGAGCTGGTCGAACGTGAGCCGATCTTCCTGGCCGCCGACGAGCCGCGGCCGCCGCCCCGTGCCGGCCGCGGAGCGGCCCTGTGCGATCACCTGGCGGATGACCCGCAGCGGCAGGAACTCGTCGCGCTGCATGCGCAGGATCGCGCGCAGCTGGTCGACGTCCTCCTCGCCGTAGAGCCGGTATCCACCCGGGGTGCGCCGCGGCGTGATCAGGCGCTGGTCCTCGAGGAACCGGATCTTCGAGATCGAGATGTCGGGGAACTCCTCCTGGAGCGACTTGCACACGGTCCCGATCGTCAGCCGGGACCCGCTCTTTCGCCCCTCGGTCGCCTCGGCAGACACTCACGGCCCCCGTTCGATGTAGGTGAGCCGGTACTTGCCGATCTGCACCTCGTCGCCGTCGGCCAGGCGGACGCTCTCGATCCGGTGCCGGTTCACGTACGTGCCGTTCAGGCTGCCGGAGTCGGACAGGTGCAGGCCGTCGTCGCGGCGGTCGAGCACGGCGTGCTCGCGCGAGACGGTGATGTCGTCCAGGAACACCTCGGCGGTCGGCGCCCGGCCGATCGCCATCCGGTCGGCCGTGATCGGGAACTGCTCGCCGGCGCGGCCGCCGCCGAGCCGGATCACGAGCATCGGCGCGTCGGAGGCGACGTCGCCCGCGTCATCGTCGCCCTCCTCCTCGACGTAGGCCGCGAACGCCTGCGTGGGCTCGCCGCCGACGTCGGACTCGAGCAGGCTCGCGCCGCAGCGGGCGCAGAACCGGGCCGACTCGCGGTTGTGGTGTCCGCACTCCGGGCAGTAGGACATGCCTACCCGCCCCTGCCGAACCGGGCAGCGGTCATGTCGCTCCTCGCCTCACCCTGCGGGCGGAGAGCCGTGCTCGTCGTCGAGTCCCGGCGGCGGTCCCCGGTGGGCGAGGATCTCCGTCAGCCGGTCGATGTCGATCTCCGACAGGGCCGTCGAAGACCCGGCCTCGCGGCGCTTGACGCGGTCGACCAGCTCGGCGCGGAGGATGTCGATCTTGCCGTGCAGCAGGCGGCGCCGGTACGACACCTCCTCCTCCTCGCGCACGTAACGCTCGATGAGCGCCTTGAGCTCGTCGTCGGAGATCGTGGTGAAGTCGGGCAGCACGTCCATTGGCAGCATCCGTTCCGTCGTTTCTGACCAGTCGAAGTCTACCCAGCCTGGCGCATTTCCTCAAGCTCTGGTTGAGGGTTTGGCCGGCCGGGTCAGGCAGTCGCCGAGACGAACCCGTCGAGCAACGCCCGGTACTTCTGCTCGAGACGCCGGGAATCCTCCAACGACTCGCCCTCGGCGTAGACGTGGAAGACGGGCTCGTCGGGATCGGGCAGCACCTGCACCCAGCCGTCCGGCTCGTACACCTTGATGCCGTCCATGTTGTCGACCTGCATGCCCTTCACGGCCTCGATCAGCTGGCGCATGGCAAGCCCCTTGGCCGACCACGGGCAGGGCGCGCGGACGTGCACGAGCGTGCTGCGGGGCAGGTCCTCGACGAGCGCGGACAGCGGCCGGCCGGAGTGGGCCACGAGCTCCAGCAGCTTCCCGAGCGACATGACCGCGTCATAAGCGGGCAGGAACTCCGGGAAGACGTAGCCGCCCCCCGACGCGCCCGCGAAGACGACGTCGCCGGCGGCCGCCGCGGCCAGCAGGTCGCCCAGGGACGCCTTCGTGCGCTCGACGTGGAGGCTGTGACCGTTGGCGACCGCAATCTCCTCGACCATGCGCGACTCGTTGATCGGCACGAGCACGCGTCCGCCGCCGCCGTTCGAGGCCGCCAGCTCACGCACGAAGAGGAGCAGCGCCGTCTCCGGCGCGATCGGGTTGCTGTGCTCGTCGACGAGCCACAGCCGCTCGGCGGCGCTGTCGATCAGGATGCCCATGTCGGCGCCGACCGCCTTCACCAGGCCGCCCGTGGCCTGGAGCGCGCCG
Above is a genomic segment from Gaiellales bacterium containing:
- a CDS encoding MerR family transcriptional regulator, whose translation is MCKSLQEEFPDISISKIRFLEDQRLITPRRTPGGYRLYGEEDVDQLRAILRMQRDEFLPLRVIRQVIAQGRSAAGTGRRPRLVGGQEDRLTFDQLLAAADADPAFVRELEEFQLVERHASESESPYSRHDVEIVIICQRLARYGVAARHLKAFRSAVEREAGLLEQIMTPALRSHNPERREAGLQELEALAELTSQLAHLLLVRDLRDLAR
- a CDS encoding FHA domain-containing protein, producing MSYCPECGHHNRESARFCARCGASLLESDVGGEPTQAFAAYVEEEGDDDAGDVASDAPMLVIRLGGGRAGEQFPITADRMAIGRAPTAEVFLDDITVSREHAVLDRRDDGLHLSDSGSLNGTYVNRHRIESVRLADGDEVQIGKYRLTYIERGP